TTGCCAGTCAGATGTCGATCAAGATTGTACACCGCACACGTATGCATCTGGTTGCGCTGTTTGAAGCGCCGACCGCACGATGAGCATGTCCACATGGGTAGGTCAGGTTGTTGCCGGTTGGCATCGTATGTCGGATAATAAAGCGAACGACCCGTAATAAGTTGACAATCCGTTAATGACGCTCTAATAGCGGCGGCAGGTCAGTTGTGCCGGCCTTCGGTTTCTGGCTGCATTCCAGGTGCTCAGTCCCTGCGTTCCAGCCAATACAGAACCACAGTAAGGTTTATCTGAGATCTCACGGCTGGCAAGGTCGCCCGTTGATATCTTCGGTGATGTGATGCTGGCGTGAGTGGTCGCCTCCCGCCGACACGTTACCCCGGATGAAATCGAAAGAGACGATATGGACAAGAACTGGTGGGGCCCCTTCTCCCTGAAAGAGGGCGACGCGGGGCGATGGCAGGTGGGCCCCTGCACGCTCTGGATCGAGCGAGAGCGCTACGAATGGCGCGTTACCCATTGGCGGGCTGTCGATCCCATGGAGGAACTGGTTGACGTCGAAGTCCCGGCGCGCACCGAACTCGTAAGGCCCGATGCATCAGTCACCGTTTCGCTCAACCGATTCAGTGTGCAGAAGACTTCCGAAGATCTGATCATCGAGCCGGTACTGGCAAACCGACCCGTTATTGTTCGACCGAGGAACGCGCTGTATGTCGAGGGAAATGAATCGTCCACGCTTTATGTGTCGACACCAGTCTGGCTCCGCATCAAGATCGGTGAGCATCGTATCCTCACGGAAGTTCCGTCCATTCGCCCTTCGGATTCGTGGTTCGGCGCAAATACGCGAGAAGGTGAATTGTGCTACTCGTCCGTGACTGAAGGAAGGACGCGAGTCGAGGACATACCCTTTCGCGCCCATCGGGTTGTCACGCCGGTCTCGATCGAGAATGATTCGGATGAGGATTTGCGTGTTGAGCGCGTGCGTATACCTGTACAGTACCTGTCCCTTTTCCGCGACGACCGTGGTTTTTTCTGGACCGAGTCGATGCACTTCGTTCGCGTCAAAGAAAACGAGATTGCATCCCGAAGGATCGATCGCGGGGCTCCGGCGGCAGCCTCGAAGGCTACAACAATCTCCGGACCGCGTGAAGTACGTGATCGCAGCGGTCTCGTGCGAACCTTTAGTTCTCTGATCAACCAAATCATTGACGTCTGACGAATATGCAAGACATGTGGACAGTGATCGCAGGTTATTTCACCGCCGAGCGCGCCGTCTCCTACGCGCAGGCCGCGTTGCTTCTGGTCGTCGGCTATTTCGTGGCTCGACTCGTTCGCAGTGCAGTCGGGCGCATTCTCGCCCACGCAGCCAAGCACCAGACGCTGATATTCCGGCGCTTCGCATTCTACATTACGTTCGGCGTCTTCATTGCGTCTGCGCTCGTTGCAGTCGGATTCGACGTGCGCGTACTCCTGGGGACGGCCGGCATTCTGACCGTCGCTATCGGGTTCGCGGCACAAACCTCTGCCTCCAATTTCATCAGCGGCCTCTTCCTTCTGGGAGAGAATCCGTTCTCGATCGGGGACGTCATCAAAGTGGGCAGCACATCCGGTGAGGTGCTTGCGATAGATCTGATGTCTGTCAAGATCCGGACCTTCGACAATCTGTTTGTCCGCGTTCCGAACGAGCAGCTCATAAAGACAGAGATCACGAACCTCACACGCTTTCCGATTCGGCGGGCTGATGTCCAACTCAGCATAGCCTACAAGGACGACATGAGAAGGGCGATCGAGGTGCTGAAGAGCGTTTCGGATGCGAACGAGCTCTGTCTGACCGAGCCCGAGCCACTCTTCATCTTCAAGGCGTTCGGAGATTCCGGACTCGAGTTTCAGTATTCGGTCTGGGCCATGCGCGAGAACTTCCTTGCACTGAGAAATTCGATACAGATCGAGATCAAGGACGCCTTCGACGAGGCCGGTATCGAGATTCCGTTCCCGCACACGTCGCTGTACGCAGGGACCGTCACGGATGCATTCCCGATTCGGATTGTCGAGGGAAAAGAGGCGATCACCGGACTGGATTGACGTTCATAGATTCCACCTGCTCTCGTTTGGCAGACCCAATACCCAGGGGCCTCTGCGTCCGCGTCTTTCATTTTGATCGAATCATGGGTCTGGTGTAAGCGAACTCCTCCGTCTCGAGACGGCAGAAATAGACACCAGATGCAAGGCCATGCCCGTCGAAGTCAACTGAATAGGCACCCTCTCCCTGATACCCCTTATTCCACTTCCAGACGCGACGGCCAAGTACGTCGTACATAGACAGTGTTACGTGTCGCTGAGGACGTGGAAGTCGGAAAGAGATCGACGTCTGCTGTTCGAACGGATCTGGATACACCGAAAGCTGCCCACCCGATGCAGAAGGTCGAGGACCCTCAACTCCTGTTCCGGTGACGGTCTCCAGTTTCGCTACGAACACATCCTCCAGATTGACCTGTGAAATGGTGAAACCGTCGAAGTGGGTCGTGTCAATGAAGTCTCCCGTTACGAACACCTCTCCCGCCTGATTCACGGCCGTTCCGAAGCTCCGAGGACTCCCTGCTCCTCCAGCCTGCCTGGCCCACCTGTAGCGCCCGGCCGCATCGTAGACCGCAATAAAAATGTCGGACCCGCCGTGATGCGTTAGCACCACATCATCGAATTCCAGATCGCCCTGAAAATCACCCGAGATGATTATGTGATCGTCGAGATCGGCCGCCACGGACGATGCGCGTCCACGTAAACGGCCACCAACCTGCCGCACCCAATCGAGTGTTCCACCGGCGCTAAACCTCGCCAGAAACACATCGGCGTTTGCCTCGGGATTGAAGCGCGTGGAGTCGCCAATGGTCAGTGTGTTGCCAAACCCGCCCGCTACGAAGATGTGGTCCAGCCCATCGATTGCGACACCACTAACCGTCTCGTCGCCGTCACCGGAGATTTGAGCGACCCAGTCCAAATCGCCACTCAACGTGTACCTGGCGACAAATGACTCTTCAGAGTCGAACCCGATCAATTGCGTCGTACCGAACGTCGCCGATTCCTCGAACACCCCGGTCACGACCACATCTCCCGCATCCGTCAACGCGACATCAACTCCCCGATCGTCATAATCGTCAGCAGCGCCAGCCTGCCGTGCCCATGCAAGCGCCCCGCTGCCGTCGTACACGGCCACGAAGATATCCGATTCAGAGGATGTTGTGAGCGGCGTACCGCTGAAATCTGCCGAGTTCTCGAAGTAGCCCGTTACTGCTACCCTATCACCTGCCGCGCTGACCGCGATCCCAAGTCCGGAGTCGTCCCCAATTCCGCCCGCGCGCCGTGCCCAGACTACCTCACCATCTGCGTCATACTTCACAACGAAGATGTCATTTCGCCCTGCAGACACCACGGTGTGGACTCCAAAACTTGCAGATCCGCGGAAGAATCCCGTCGAGTACAGATTACCGAAACCGTCGGCACCGATCGAGTGACCACGGTCGAGATCGGGCCCTCCGCCGAGACGAACCCAGATGAGATCGCCATCTGGAGCGTACTTGGCAACGAAGGAGTCAGCAAACCCCGCGGTCACAGTCGTATCGCCGAAGACGGTCTCGTAGGCCACGGTCCCCGCTACACACGCGTTGCCGTCGGCATCGACGACAACGGCTGCGCCACGGTCGTTGGATGGACCTCCGGCCGGGTTCGCCCAGAGAAATCCTGGTGATTGTGCTTGTACACCTACGGCTATCATGATCAGCGGAATACCGACAACAATTCGCATCATGGCTGTACCTGTGTCGAAGCTGACTACGGGCGTGGACATTGCAGGCGCGGCGAGGCACATTTCCACGACTCGTGTCGGGCCGACCCTGCAGTGAATTACCCTAGCTGCCACGGACGAGCTTTTGTGACAGAGGATTCCAATCTCAAGTCGAAGGGAGAAGGAGGGGCCATGTATCGGGCCTTCACTCCGGCAGAGGGCACTGCATCATTGCATGCACGGCTCCATAGTCGCGCCAAGTGGCGGACGCCGCGTCGAGACAGCTATGCACGCACAGCCGCACATACACGCGTTGGGAGCCGAGCGTCAACCGACAGCCAGAGACCTACCTGGGGCCCGCGGGAAGATTATCCAGCAGATAATTCGTCATGAGCGTAAAGTGATGTCGCGACGTGTTGCGGCCCTCGAAGATTCCGTGCGATCGGTTCGGATACGCCAGCATCGTAAACTGCTTGTTGGCCGCGATCAGCGCATTGATCAATCGCTCCGCTCCCTGGTAGTGGACGTTGTCATCTCCGGTTCCATGGACGATCAACAGGTTTCCCTCGAGCTGATCCGCATACGTGATCGGTGAGCCGAGCCGATAGCCCTCCGCGTTGTCATCTGGAAGGCCCATGTAGCGCTCCTGATAGATCGTGTCATAGAGCAGTTGATCCGGTACCGGCGCGACCGACATGCCCGTGCTGTACACGTCGGGCGAGCGAAACATGAGGTTCAGCGTCATGGACCCTCCTCCGCTCCATCCCCAGACCCCGATTCGTTCAGCATCTACGTAAGGCCGGTTCGCGATCGCCACGGCTGCTTCGCGTTGGTCGGCTGACGAAAGTATCCCGATTTGTCCGTAGACCACCTTTCGCCAGTCGCGTCCCCGCAAGGACGGCGTACCCCTGTTGTCAACGGAGGCAACGATGTAGCCTTTCTGGGTGAGCATCGTGTGCCAGAGATAATTGCGCCCGCCCCACGAGTCGGTGGCGGTCTGGCCCCAGGGTTCTCCGTACACATAGAAGAGTACCGGGTACTTCTTCGTGCTATCGAAGTCCGGCGGAAACATCATGTAGCCGTCGAGCTCTGTTCCGTCCTCGACGGCGACCCTGAAGAATTCGAACTCGCCTCGAGAGAGGCCGGCGACCGTCTTCTTCAGTCGCGCGTTATCAACGAGCGTGGTGACGACGTTGTGATCGGGCAAACTGACGATCTCCGTGATCGTCGGCGTACCAAAAGATGAGTAACGATGCACCGCGTACTTCGCACCCGGCGCGACGCTGTAGCCGTGCCAACCAGACTGATCGGCCGGTGTCAATCGCTCAGCCTCACCGCTTCCGTCCAGACGCGACCGGTAGAGGTAGCGCTGTGTTGGGTTGTCAGGCGAAGCGATGTAATAAATCCAACCGTTTTCATCGTCGATCAGCTCGAGCGAAGCAATGTCAAAGTCACCCTTCGTTACGAGTCGAGATGCACTCCCGTCACGGTCGATGACGTACACATGGCGCCAGCCGAAACTCTCGGTCACCCACGTAAAGCTGTTGCCGTCGTCAAGCCATGTCACCGATTCGGCAGAGCGGTCCGGACCCGAATAAACCTCCAGCCAGGCTTCGTCCCGATCGACATAGATCGTCTTCATGCCGCCGGTAACTATGTCGCCAATCATGACGGTGTTGGTATTCTGCAGGCGATTCAGTTGTTGCAGAATAATGGCGTCGTCGCGGCCGGCCCACCCCATGCGTGCGATGTAATTTTCACGTGGATCGCCGGGCACATCCATCCACTTTGTCGCACCGCCGTCGGCGCTCACCACTCCGACGCGCGCAGCCGAGTTAGTCGTGCCGACCTTCGGGTATTGCACAGGTATTACGAACGAGTAGATGGAGTCGGTGTTATTGATCATCAGAAACTCCCCGACGCCTGTCATGTCCAGCTGCCAGTATGCGACGTGTTTGCCGCTGGGACTCCACTGGAATCCGTCTCGGAGTGAGAGCTCTTCCTCGTATACCCAGTCAAACGTTCCGTTGACCACGGTGTCCGAGCCGTCTGAAGTGAGCTGCACGATCTTGCCGGAATCAGGGTCTTCCACGTAGATGTTCTTCTCAACCACATAGGCCACCTTGTTGCCGACCGGAGCGAACTTCGCGAACATGGTCGTCGATGGCTCCGCGAAGGCAGCGAGCTTGTGCAGTCGCTTTGTCTCCAGATTCAGCACCCAGTAATCGCCTCGCGTATTCCGGCGCCAGACTCGAGCCGAATTCGTGTAGATGAGAAGTCGCTTGCCATCGGGGGCCCAGGTATACGCCTCGATGCGCAGTGCGGCATCGCTGCCTTCCGGTATCAGCCATTGTGCCGAAACGATCACTTCTTCGGATCCATCAGCGAGCATATATCGAATGATATCCTGTGCGCCGTCGACAGCATCTGACCGTTGCACTTTCGTGTAGGAAAGACCGCTATCGTCCCATTGCATCGGTCCGGTGAAATCGGGAAAGAACTCGGCGGTTGCAAACAGGCGGTCGATGCTGACGAAACTCGCCTCATCAACCTGGGCGGATGCGGTACTGACAACGAGAAGCAGGAACAGTGTCGTGGCTCGGAATCTCATGGCTCTGGGGTAGGATTGGTCCGGACGATCAAGTATCGATGCAATTTATGGTACTGCAGGCGGTGGCGTCATTGCTGTTCCCCGACCCGGTGCGTAAGGAACATCCCTGCATCGCTTCCGGAACGATTGTTCAGCTTAAAAGCGCTCTTGGCTCGCATTTCTGATCAATCGGACCTTAAGGGTTGAATGACCGGCGACGATAGAGGACACAGAGAGTAGTGCGTTCCCCCACATCCTTCCCGCGATTCCATGAAATCCGCCCTTACTGCCTTATTGCTGATTGTTACGCTTATTGCCGTGCCGACTTCAAGTTATGCCCAGTGCGTAGCAAACCAGGGTACCATCGTCGTAACGCTGAGCTCAGCCGACAGCGGCAACTTTGTGTACACCTGGCAAATACAGAACAACGACGGCGGAGTGGGCAACCGGCTCGAAAATGTCTATTTCGAGATTGCCACGGCGACTCCGTCCAGTCCCACAACTTCGCTCTCGACATGGACAACGGCTACCGAAAATATGACAACATTCAACGGCAGCTCGGCCAACTGGACGGCATTCAGATTCGATTACGACTCGGGTACACAGATCTTCAACGGCGCGACTGAGACCTTCACATATACACTCGATCAGTTCGTCAGCAGCATTCGCCTTCGAACCAAGCAGAAGAATGGCCAGATTCTGGATTTCGCCGAATTCACCAGTGCGGGCAGTTGCTCGCTGCTTCCAGTCGAGCTGGTATCTTTTGAAGCAAGAACGGACGGACCCGTCGTCTCCCTTTACTGGGCCACGGCTACCGAAGAGAATACAGCAGGGTTCGAGATCCAATACCGCCGATTCGAGACCTTTGAGACTATCGGCTTCGTCGAGGCCACCGGCACGTCGGACGAGTTGCGGCGCTATCAGTTCGACCATTCGATTGATGGTCCAGCAGTCGGCAGGTACAGACTGAAGATGATCGACCTGGACGGGACGTTCGAATACTCTCAGCAGATTGAGGTAGTGGCCAATCTGCCGGACGGATTCTTCATTTCGCCAAATTACCCGAACCCCTTCAACCCGACGACTCAATTCGAAATCGCTGTCGAGCGTGATCAGGAGGTGACCGTTGAAGTATTTGACGTGACGGGACGGAGCGTTATGGCACTGCTCGATGCCCGTCTCGAACGAAACACGCCATACCGAGTCGCCTTTGACGCCGGCTCGCTCCCGAGCGGACTCTACATTGTTCGGAGCCTCGGCGAGACGTTCTCATCCAGCCGCGTGATGACTCTGCTGAAGTAGTTCGCCGCCTGGAATCGAACCGTTCGCGCGCGTTCACCCTGTGACATAGCGAACGATCGGTCGGGTCTCGGACCTCCGCGCCACCTCGACGAAGCCTGCCGCAAGGAACGCGGTCAGGAGACCGGTCCAGACAAACGCGTCGGGGGATCGATCTGTCGCCGGATCAATCGGATACCCCTCTACTGTCGTCGCGCCGTATTCAACGGCAAGGGCGACTGCCGCTTTCAACATATCCACCGACAATCCCTGTCGTCTGTGTTTCTTCTCGATGAACAGACACGAGACGGACCACACCGGCTTATCGTCCACCGGCGCCAGTACACGAGATCTGGAGAGAAACCCGTACTCGGTTCGCGGCGCGACGGCGCACCAGCCGACTGGATTCTTACCATGATATCCGAGCACGCCTGGAGGTCGGTCGCCATGCACCAGTTCTTTAAGCAGGTCCTTATTAGTCAGCCCCTTTCCAGCGTCGAACACTTTGCGCGGATGTCGCCAGACCATGCACCAGCATCCGCCGCATGCACCGCGCTCGCCAAACAGCGCCTCGATATCCGGCCATCGGTCGGGAGATGCGACGTGAGTTAGGAGAGCCATCGTATCAGCCGTCGCACGAATTTGCCACGCGTTGGCTGCCGCATTCGATTCCATAATTCAAAGCGGGCACCCATCTCCGAGCCGATCAGACAGGCACAGACAAGCGCGACTGGATACGTGATCCAGTATGTGAGAGGAAGTGTGTTTCCCGTCCTGGCGTACAAAAAGTAGGACGGTATGATATAGACGAAGGGCAGGATGCAAAACGTGACGATCCAGAGCCAGCGCATGCGGGGATTGAAATGAGTCAGGACGGCGGTCGTGGTCGCTCCGACCGCAATCATTCCAAAGCCGAGGCCGACACCCTCCCAGAAACCCACCATGAGTCCGTGCGCCATCAGCATGAACAGGCAAACGGCCCCGAAGAACAAATGCGCCACAGCCAGCAGCACGACAACCAGTGGGCGGTGCGTGAATCGTTTTGGCGTCTCGTCCATTGACCTTCGACGTCAGCTGTCGTCCGTGTGCGGGTCCCGGTGCTCCGGCAGAAGTGGCGCCTTGTCCGGTGCTGCAAGTTGCTTCTGCAGAGTGGCCACTTCGGCTACAATCGGCGCTGTTGCTTCTTCAACCGCCGAGGCGATCATGGAACGAAGCTCACTCTGTGTCATGCTCGAGCCTTCCGGTAGACTGCGGCGGCGCTCGAGATGGTTTACAATGATCTTGGTAATCGCGACAAAGCCCGACATGCCGGCAATGATCGAGACGAGGATAATCGTGACAAGTCCTGGAGGCATATCGGTAGTGGTGCTTGTTTACGGGATAATAGGAAAAAGGCCGCAATCAAGGCCGCCGGGCCCTGTTCTCTGGCTCCACGTCGTACGTTACCTCTCGACAGAGGTTACCACCTGCCTGGCGTTACGGATGCTTGATCAGTTGCCCGACTATCGTGCAAGACAGTGTGCAAACAGGACGTCCTTTGGTGCTCGGCCGCCACACGGGTTAACTTGATAGTGAGGGGAGGAGGGCCTTGCCCCACGACACGAATCAGCGACGACAACAGCTCTTCGGCCGTCGCTATTGGTCCGCCGGACCGTCTTTTAACTGCTCCGTATTGCGAATCAGTTGATACAGAAATGCGGCACACGCCCGAACATTTTCTGCGCTGATCCGCTCACCTGCGCCGTGGATCGTCTCGAGCTCGTCGCGACCTACCACAACGGGTAGAAACCGATAGACATTGTCTGAAAGCCCAGTGAAATACCTGGAATCCGTAGCAGCAGGAACCAGGAAAGGGGTGACGACCAGGTCTTCCATGTCAATCGTTTCGCGAACAGTCCGCCTGACCAGTGCAAACGGCGGCGCCGCCGGATCGGAAACAGGCGACGGATCGAAGTAGACGTTGACCGGGGCGATGCCGACATCAGGATCGTCGATGATTCGTCGCACGCGTTCCGTCACCGTATCAATCGTCTCTCCCGGCAGTATCCGAAAGTTGATGATCGCTGTGGCCTTCGTCGGCAAGACGTTCTCCTTCACCCCTCCCCTGATCATGGTCGCGGCCGTCGTCGTTCGGATCAGAGCTGCTGCACCCGCATCAGCCGCCATCAGCGACCGAACCAACGGCTCCAGAAGCCACAGATTGGAGAAGATCACTCGACGTGTTACCCCCATGTAG
This DNA window, taken from Rhodothermales bacterium, encodes the following:
- a CDS encoding S9 family peptidase → MRFRATTLFLLLVVSTASAQVDEASFVSIDRLFATAEFFPDFTGPMQWDDSGLSYTKVQRSDAVDGAQDIIRYMLADGSEEVIVSAQWLIPEGSDAALRIEAYTWAPDGKRLLIYTNSARVWRRNTRGDYWVLNLETKRLHKLAAFAEPSTTMFAKFAPVGNKVAYVVEKNIYVEDPDSGKIVQLTSDGSDTVVNGTFDWVYEEELSLRDGFQWSPSGKHVAYWQLDMTGVGEFLMINNTDSIYSFVIPVQYPKVGTTNSAARVGVVSADGGATKWMDVPGDPRENYIARMGWAGRDDAIILQQLNRLQNTNTVMIGDIVTGGMKTIYVDRDEAWLEVYSGPDRSAESVTWLDDGNSFTWVTESFGWRHVYVIDRDGSASRLVTKGDFDIASLELIDDENGWIYYIASPDNPTQRYLYRSRLDGSGEAERLTPADQSGWHGYSVAPGAKYAVHRYSSFGTPTITEIVSLPDHNVVTTLVDNARLKKTVAGLSRGEFEFFRVAVEDGTELDGYMMFPPDFDSTKKYPVLFYVYGEPWGQTATDSWGGRNYLWHTMLTQKGYIVASVDNRGTPSLRGRDWRKVVYGQIGILSSADQREAAVAIANRPYVDAERIGVWGWSGGGSMTLNLMFRSPDVYSTGMSVAPVPDQLLYDTIYQERYMGLPDDNAEGYRLGSPITYADQLEGNLLIVHGTGDDNVHYQGAERLINALIAANKQFTMLAYPNRSHGIFEGRNTSRHHFTLMTNYLLDNLPAGPR
- a CDS encoding T9SS type A sorting domain-containing protein, whose translation is MKSALTALLLIVTLIAVPTSSYAQCVANQGTIVVTLSSADSGNFVYTWQIQNNDGGVGNRLENVYFEIATATPSSPTTSLSTWTTATENMTTFNGSSANWTAFRFDYDSGTQIFNGATETFTYTLDQFVSSIRLRTKQKNGQILDFAEFTSAGSCSLLPVELVSFEARTDGPVVSLYWATATEENTAGFEIQYRRFETFETIGFVEATGTSDELRRYQFDHSIDGPAVGRYRLKMIDLDGTFEYSQQIEVVANLPDGFFISPNYPNPFNPTTQFEIAVERDQEVTVEVFDVTGRSVMALLDARLERNTPYRVAFDAGSLPSGLYIVRSLGETFSSSRVMTLLK
- a CDS encoding mechanosensitive ion channel family protein, coding for MQDMWTVIAGYFTAERAVSYAQAALLLVVGYFVARLVRSAVGRILAHAAKHQTLIFRRFAFYITFGVFIASALVAVGFDVRVLLGTAGILTVAIGFAAQTSASNFISGLFLLGENPFSIGDVIKVGSTSGEVLAIDLMSVKIRTFDNLFVRVPNEQLIKTEITNLTRFPIRRADVQLSIAYKDDMRRAIEVLKSVSDANELCLTEPEPLFIFKAFGDSGLEFQYSVWAMRENFLALRNSIQIEIKDAFDEAGIEIPFPHTSLYAGTVTDAFPIRIVEGKEAITGLD
- a CDS encoding GNAT family N-acetyltransferase; this translates as MALLTHVASPDRWPDIEALFGERGACGGCWCMVWRHPRKVFDAGKGLTNKDLLKELVHGDRPPGVLGYHGKNPVGWCAVAPRTEYGFLSRSRVLAPVDDKPVWSVSCLFIEKKHRRQGLSVDMLKAAVALAVEYGATTVEGYPIDPATDRSPDAFVWTGLLTAFLAAGFVEVARRSETRPIVRYVTG
- a CDS encoding T9SS type A sorting domain-containing protein; protein product: MMRIVVGIPLIMIAVGVQAQSPGFLWANPAGGPSNDRGAAVVVDADGNACVAGTVAYETVFGDTTVTAGFADSFVAKYAPDGDLIWVRLGGGPDLDRGHSIGADGFGNLYSTGFFRGSASFGVHTVVSAGRNDIFVVKYDADGEVVWARRAGGIGDDSGLGIAVSAAGDRVAVTGYFENSADFSGTPLTTSSESDIFVAVYDGSGALAWARQAGAADDYDDRGVDVALTDAGDVVVTGVFEESATFGTTQLIGFDSEESFVARYTLSGDLDWVAQISGDGDETVSGVAIDGLDHIFVAGGFGNTLTIGDSTRFNPEANADVFLARFSAGGTLDWVRQVGGRLRGRASSVAADLDDHIIISGDFQGDLEFDDVVLTHHGGSDIFIAVYDAAGRYRWARQAGGAGSPRSFGTAVNQAGEVFVTGDFIDTTHFDGFTISQVNLEDVFVAKLETVTGTGVEGPRPSASGGQLSVYPDPFEQQTSISFRLPRPQRHVTLSMYDVLGRRVWKWNKGYQGEGAYSVDFDGHGLASGVYFCRLETEEFAYTRPMIRSK